In Candidatus Eisenbacteria bacterium, a single genomic region encodes these proteins:
- the guaB gene encoding IMP dehydrogenase — protein MRWNEKVGPEALTFDDVLLVPRLSEVHPREVETRSRFSRRIPINIPIVSAAMDTVTESELAIALAREGGLGVIHKNMTISEQVSQVDRVKRSESGMITDPVTLPPEATLGDAHAIMARFHISGVPITENGRLIGILTNRDLRFEDRMDRRVSEVMTRDKLVTTPVGTTLEQARLILQRNRIEKLPVVDEAGNLRGLITVKDIEKRVKHPEACKDELGRLRVAGAVGAGGDAMERATELVKAGADALVVDSAHAHSSGVMQMTERIRERFADVDLVVGNVGTYDGAKAIAALGVDGIKVGMGPGAICTTRVVTGAGMAQVTAILEAARALEGTEIPLIADGGIKYSGDVVKALASGGHSVMIGSLFAGTEESPGEVVLLEGRSYKVYRGMGSLSAMAAGRGSRERYFQEAAEGLAKLVPEGIEGRVPFKGPLAHTVFQMVGGLRAGMGYCGVRSIEELRTLTRFVRVSAAGLRESHPHDITITSEAPNYEIPRRS, from the coding sequence GTGCGCTGGAACGAGAAGGTCGGCCCCGAGGCGCTCACGTTCGACGACGTGCTCCTCGTTCCTCGCCTCTCCGAGGTTCACCCCCGCGAGGTCGAGACTCGCTCGCGCTTCTCGCGGCGCATCCCCATCAACATCCCGATCGTCAGCGCCGCCATGGACACGGTGACCGAATCGGAGCTGGCCATCGCGCTCGCCCGTGAAGGCGGCCTCGGAGTCATCCACAAGAACATGACGATCTCCGAGCAGGTGTCGCAGGTCGACCGCGTCAAGCGCTCCGAGAGCGGCATGATCACCGATCCGGTGACGCTCCCTCCCGAAGCGACGCTCGGCGACGCGCACGCCATCATGGCGCGCTTCCACATTTCCGGCGTGCCGATCACCGAGAACGGAAGACTGATCGGCATCCTCACCAACCGCGACCTGCGCTTCGAAGACCGCATGGATCGCCGCGTGTCGGAGGTGATGACGCGCGACAAGCTGGTGACGACGCCGGTCGGCACCACGCTCGAGCAGGCGCGGCTCATCCTGCAGCGCAACCGGATCGAGAAGCTGCCGGTCGTCGACGAAGCCGGAAACCTGCGCGGGTTGATCACGGTCAAGGACATCGAGAAGCGCGTGAAGCACCCGGAAGCATGCAAGGACGAGCTCGGACGCCTGCGGGTGGCGGGCGCCGTCGGTGCGGGGGGCGACGCCATGGAGCGCGCCACCGAGCTGGTGAAGGCGGGCGCCGACGCCCTGGTGGTGGACAGCGCGCACGCCCATTCGAGCGGCGTCATGCAAATGACCGAGCGAATTCGCGAACGCTTCGCCGATGTGGACCTGGTGGTGGGCAATGTCGGCACCTACGACGGGGCCAAGGCGATCGCAGCCCTCGGCGTCGACGGCATCAAGGTGGGCATGGGCCCGGGCGCCATCTGCACCACGCGAGTCGTCACCGGAGCGGGCATGGCCCAGGTGACGGCGATCCTCGAGGCGGCGCGCGCGCTCGAAGGGACGGAGATCCCATTGATCGCGGACGGGGGCATCAAGTACAGCGGCGACGTCGTGAAGGCGCTGGCCTCCGGCGGCCACTCGGTGATGATCGGCAGCTTGTTCGCGGGCACCGAGGAGAGCCCGGGCGAAGTGGTGCTCCTCGAAGGACGCTCCTACAAGGTTTATCGGGGGATGGGATCACTCTCCGCCATGGCCGCGGGCAGGGGCAGCCGCGAGCGCTACTTCCAGGAAGCGGCCGAAGGGCTGGCGAAGCTGGTTCCCGAGGGCATCGAAGGCCGGGTGCCGTTCAAGGGACCGCTGGCCCACACGGTCTTCCAGATGGTGGGCGGGCTGAGAGCCGGGATGGGTTACTGCGGCGTGCGCTCGATCGAGGAGCTGCGGACGCTGACCCGCTTCGTTCGCGTGAGCGCCGCCGGCCTGCGCGAGAGCCATCCTCACGACATCACGATCACCTCGGAAGCCCCCAACTACGAGATCCCCCGCCGCTCGTAG